Proteins encoded in a region of the Lepisosteus oculatus isolate fLepOcu1 chromosome 23, fLepOcu1.hap2, whole genome shotgun sequence genome:
- the LOC138224663 gene encoding histone H1-like, whose product MAEEVAPAPAAAPAKAPKKKSAAKPKKAGPSVGELILQAVSASKERSGVSLAALKKSLAAGGYDVEKNNSRVKLAIKSLVTKGTLVQTKGTGASGSFKLNKKQAETKPKPVKKAAAAAKAKKPAAKKPAAAKKPAAAKKSPKKAATKKPAAAKKSPKKAAKPAAAKKATKSPKKAKKPAAPKKAKSPKKAKAAKPKVAKPKTAKAKKAAPKKK is encoded by the coding sequence ATGGCAGAAGAAGTCGCtccggcccccgccgccgcgcCGGCCAAGGCGCCCAAGAAGAAGAGCGCCGCCAAGCCCAAGAAAGCGGGCCCCAGCGTGGGAGAGCTCATCCTGCAGGCCGTGTCCGCCTCCAAGGAGCGGAGCGGCGTGTCCCTGGCCGCCCTGAAGAAGTCCCTGGCGGCCGGCGGCTACGACGTGGAGAAGAACAACTCCCGCGTCAAGCTGGCCATCAAGAGCCTGGTGACCAAGGGCACCCTGGTGCAGACCAAGGGCACCGGCGCCTCGGGCTCCTTCAAGCTCAACAAGAAGCAGGCGGAGACCAAGCCCAAGCCCGTGAAGaaagccgccgccgccgccaaaGCCAAGAAGCCGGCGGCCAAGAAACCCGCAGCGGCTAAGAAGCCAGCGGCCGCCAAGAAGTCGCCCAAGAAGGCGGCGACCAAGAAGCCAGCGGCCGCCAAGAAGTCGCCCAAGAAAGCCGCGAAGCCCGCAGCGGCCAAGAAGGCGACCAAGAGCCCCAAGAAGGCCAAGAAGCCAGCGGCGCCTAAGAAGGCGAAGAGCCCGAAGAAAGCCAAGGCAGCGAAGCCCAAGGTGGCCAAACCCAAGACGGCCAAAGCTAAGAAAGCGGCTCCCAAGAAGAAGTGA